The Cydia pomonella isolate Wapato2018A chromosome 9, ilCydPomo1, whole genome shotgun sequence sequence AAGGCCCGAGTGGACGCTCGCTCGGCACGGCGTCCGGTCGGGACGAGGGCCGGCCGCCCCTACATgcgcgccgcacgccccgccccgctgtaCGCCCAACCCGAGCGCCCACTCGGGAAGGCAGCCGTTAGGGTCGATGTCGCTATAATGGAGGCTGCAAACGGCAACCCTTTTGGCCATCTTTTGTGTCGCATGACAAGTATGACCTGTTAGTTTATGTAGTGAAACGCTTACCGGTACGAAAGCGATTCCCAATCCCACTCCACCGATGAGATAAGCGTTGTCCTTCAAGATGTCCAGCATCTTAGGCAGGCAGCCGTCAGCGTGGATGTCGGCCGAGTCCGCGCtgcaggcggcggcggcgccgttgGTGACCTCCCGGGCGCTGCAGCAGGAGTCGGGCACGGGCAGGGTGTTGTTGGACCAGTCCTTGGGGCCGAATACGCCACAGCAAAACAGCTGGGGAATGAAGATTGTTATTAGTGTACAGTCACCAATACTTATTCGCTTAGCaactttgcatacaaacttttATGCAGGGGGTCACTTTTCTCTGCACCTAACTGTACATGCGAGTTTAAAAGaatttttgagaaaatgttGGCATCCAGGTACTTGGAATTTGGATATTAGATCCGTAGTTACTCTGACCGCGCTAAATGTTCATGTCAAGTGCTGTGTTAAGTATCGTGCTATGGGTGTGGTTGGAATCTATATCCtctcagtttttattttactttgacgAAGATGTTACATACCTACAATTAGTTATATTTTCCATCCGCTACGCGTGGAGCAATAAAACTTGGAAGCAGGACGTTTTCAAGTGACCCATAATGGCAGGTAGGTAGGGCGTGCAACAGAAGACGTCCTATTCGCACATTCATTATTTCGAGTGCAGTTAGAAAAAAAACCTCCTATAACAAATCCGTGGCACTGTGTAGGGGCTTATGCTTATGCTACAATATCTTTGCAGTACATCAACATTtccatgacatttaaaaccGACTTACAAAGTCTATCGTGTAACGCATAAACGCAGTTcagtgtatatttatatatattatgttatctCGAACAAAGTGGATTATGTTATTGTTGTGGTGCAATTCGCGGAACGCGGCGACCACGTAATTGCCCCGGCAGAGcattaattttgttatctgACTGTGTATCTGTTTGCTTGTTCGGGGTCCAGGGAATAATCTTCCTATAAtctcttttaataaaaataatcgttTGATTATGCCTTCTTCCTCAGATTTCGTTTTAATTATGAACTAGAGTTAGATGAAAGTTTATTGATGTATACTTAATCAATGGGTTATACCTATTAGGACGGAGTTGTTATCTGATTACAGACATCTGTCTGTACTTTAATTGCACTATTTAGTTTGgaaatagtttattaataacaagttaattatttgtttatacaATGAGAATGTGACATTAGTATTTTATCACTTTGCTATAAATATGTAGAATGTATTCATGTCATTGATAAGCTAGTAATGCATGTATGAACACTTACAACATCGTTTATTTATTCTTGCAAATACAGAATGAGTACAGTGAATGAAACAAGAACCAATACATTTTGCATAGGGGGAGTCCGGGACATATGACCAGGTGGGAGAGTTGAACCAcgacaaatatttcaattcaaatttcGCTCCACCGACGCCGTTGACAGCTCATGTCGTATTTTAACAGAAGGCGCAACTTTTGGCGACGCCATATTGGCCGCTATTAGTCTGGTTTGGAAATAACTGGAGTAAACGTGGTTTCGCTGTCgcgaagtgaaaaaaattacaatttaatatttttacactattttgaaaattaaacaggtgagtagtaatattttatcttattgtacTTGTTGGTTAATGTAGTTTTACTAACAGTGATCATTTGGAATGTTTATTGTAAGAGTATAAAGAAAACATAATCTATATAAAGTAAGGGGGGGGTGCGGGAGAGTTGAGCCGCATGGTGGTAGGGAGACATGATCAGTGTTTGCTTTATTTGTATGCAGGCCAAACGTCAAAGGAGGTAAGAGGAAGGTGTTGCAAGATAGCGACaagagaaaaaaatccaaaaataaaataaaaaacaagtgttgtgctcctaccggtgagtaaggttgccagagctcaacgagggtacggagtgcggagtgttagggtcggcaacgcgcataaaacacctctagagttgcaggcgtccataggctacggtcactgcttactatcagacgggccgtatgcttgtttgccaccgacgtaagttGCATAAAAAATGTTCGACTGTGTGGTTCCTGCAAAGGATGGGTATATTCACGAAGTTTGCGATGGGTTAACTGACAAAGATGTGGACAACTTTATTTGATATGAAGAATTAtgttatgtaaaatgaaaagGACCTTGCATGTGCCTTTGATGATTTGTTGACTGAATTGATCTCAtagaaataattcataataataataatttaaagataattgatctcttgaatttcatttaatgttgccgattttaaattttataaagtttattaaattttaacattttgttttatggataaaaatactttgttacaactactttcctttttagggttccgtagccaaatggcataaaacggaacccttatagtttcgccatgtccgtctgtctgtctgtctgtctgtctgtctgtctgtctgtctgtccgaggctttgctccgtggtcgttagtgctagaaagctgaaatttggcatggatatataaatcaataaagccgacaaagtcgtacaataaaatctaaaaatttaattttttttagggtacctcccctacacgtaaagtgggggtgaaatttttttttcgcttcaaccctagagtgtggggtatcgttggaaaggtctttcaaaactaataggggttttcaagaaacattttttgataaagtgaatatattcggagataatcgctccgaaagaaaaaaaaaatgtgtccccccccctctaactttcgaaccataggtccaaaaaatatgaaaaaaatcgtggaagtagagctttagaaagacattaaatgaaaactatagcggacatgatcagtttagctgtttttgagttatcgcaaaaagttttcctttcatagtaaaaagacttactttaattaggtactgattatgcaaatttgcctatttgtttaactcgggcgaaaggtaccgtttcatcccttggttaacaatttactatactttaagttaagctccagtttagcttattgtgacgtaagagtcactacggaaccctacactgagcgtggcccgacatgctcttggccggttatttaataaatatattggatTAAACAGCAGTTTTTTCACTGTTTTTCCTACCTAACATATGTATGGTCATATCTCCCACACCCCCTGGTCAACTCTCCCATAGGTTGGGGAGACTTGAGCCAATACCccatttaagaaaaatatttttgcagaacTTAAATTTTGTCCTTTATCAGCACTTTGCTATGCTCTAAAGATACCTATTTAGCTATGTCATGTATACACGAAATATCGAGTTGCTAACACTTACGGATAAACCTCTAGTGGCTTCTGAGTAAAAAGAGGTTCaagtctcccggactccccctacAGTTACTACATGTACATGGTTGCATAAACATCCATTAGTACGCGCATTGCAATTGCAGGTTTTCATGTTTTAAAATCATGAACAGAAATCGCCTTCTTAGCTGGGGCCGACTGAGCAGCGTTGTGAGGCGTTAAAATATAATACGAAAAGGCAAACTTCTCTAAAGAACGCGACACTGTATGCAGCGATTGTAGCGTATGGCATCAACTAGAAACCAAGGCTCAAGCCGCGTATGTTTGCTACGATTCAGAAATATTGTATCATAGGGTGCGTTAGCCCGACCTAACCTacctaggtacagtcaagtgtaaaaatatgggtgtacacatcttactcaaaaatatgtcccatagcattttattccagtgtaataagagcgtagtaccatatttatgagacgattctctcgatacatatttttgcagctgcaTGACTGTACCTATTAAGTTATATGCTTATCCGTGTTGGCTTCTTTCAGCACGCTCCCTCAGACTATCCTGGTTCAGACGAACCGAGCATCAAGTCTACGAGTACGGAACTTGAAAGTCATTTGATTCATGATGCTCAGACACCAATGGCACCTCGGTGCATTAGATTAGCTTCAAGTATTCATATTTTGGATGTCTTGAAAATCCGCATGTTGCTTTGCTAACAAGCCTCGGTTTGCAGACTCCTGGCCTAACAGTTCAGCCACTACGTTGCGCGGCAGCGGCAGCGATGCAGAGCAAGCATGCGTGAGACGCAATTCGACCTTTGTAAGTCACGGCCGATACCGTTATAAAAGTTCAACCTTCGTCTGTCTGCATGATGTCCCTGCTCCGCTGCGTATCCTTTTGTGGGTGGGGAACTCCTTGAGGCTCTCATTCAGGTGGCGCACGATGGTAAGTAGACGAAGATGCAGCGATCTTCAAGTGGCCTACACTGTTATAAAAATTTGTGCAATAGGATCGACTAAAGTCTGTCTGTACGATATCTCAGCTCCGTTGCGTTATTGAAGCCCTTATTCAGATGGCGCACGATGGCTTGAGACAATGCTGCGGGGCTCCAAGTGGTCGGATTATGAAAGTTTGTGCAATATGGGGGGGGGGCTAGCTAGGATGGCAATCTAGGCTAAAACACGCTAGGTGTGTAaattttgtattggaaatggGACGCTTGGCACTGAAAGTGTAAAATAATGCATGGAAATAGTCAGGTGAATTTTGGTGGCACCTGTCATCCcgatattttgtttatttttgtttggggtttgtcgatgtacgattctCATCTTGGCTAAGCTCCCTGGTTGGGAGGTTATGGACTCACGTCAGTCTGCATGATGTCCCAGCTGCGCTGCACATCCTTGTTGGTGGGGTACTCCTTGAGGCTCTCGTTGAGGTGGCGCACGATGGACTGCTCCAGGTTGGTGTGGTTGGCGTAGCCAGCGATGCCAACGGCCAGCTCGGCGATGAACGTCGCCATGAGTAGTACCGCAAACTGGGAAATAAATAAGATAAGGGTTTACTTGTGATTGTAAGTAATGTCAGGACCGTAAGATTTGTAGATTAAAGCAAATTCGAATTCCTATTTCACAGAGTTTGACTTTTTCGTCTCCTTGGTATTTTTAGGTTGGTTATCCAATTTTGAGATCATTTTTATGTGATTAGTCCGCTTGTTGTCGTTATAAAGAATATTGTATAGTTCTTCCTACTTAGAATCACTTCGTGATATTCGTAAAACTTAAAGGACATTTTTTTGTAGTATCAAATTTAATGTTAACGTTTCTGAGTAGGATAAATCCGATCCCGCTAATTATAATGATATTAAATGGGGCTAACCCGATCCTGCTGTGGTGTATCAAAACCTCTATGATGAATGTAAATACCCTTAGGTCGCGTGGTCCGATcgactagtccgatcaatcggaatacgaagttttttttttcctgttggctcgattgatcggactataaagacttagaaaatcctgtcagtcctactatcggtgtaatgggattttaaaagttcgtctagttcgatcgatcgaaccacgagaccttgaaaaatcctcttaatccgatcacacaatttttatttttcctgtttgtCCGACCGGTACTTTCATGGTTACTTTTGTAATCTACCAACATCTCAAAAGTGTTTTCTCACTTTAATTAGCCATACACGAACGGTTTTGCCCGTCGGATCGGGCACATCCGTGGCTATATCTTACCACACACCGACGGATTTGCCTGCGGACGGGTGCCCGGCGGGCAGATCCGTATCTATATTTCTCGACACACACGCACGGATGTGCCCGCTGGCGGTACATCTGGCGGGCTGATCCGACGGGCAAAACCGTCCGTGTATGGCTAGCTTTTCGACGCGGAAttatctacggttattattagTCTACGGTTACGTCCGATCAGTCGAtgcaacaggaaaaaaaaacgtcctcgtggttcgatcgatcgaactagacgaacttttaaaatcccattacaccgatagtaggactgacaggattttctaagtctttatagtccgatcaatcgagccaacaggaaaaaaaaacttcgtattccgattgatcggactagtcgATCGGACCACGCGACCTAAGGGAATGTAAGAGACATTACTCTTATGGAATGTTTAATACATCGTATTCCGTTAGTCATGGTAATAATTACTTTACCGTAGACAATTTACTGTCATAATGAATATCTATATAAATTACCATATGAATATAAGAGATTGTATTGTGTCATAAGCCATTGTGATCAACGTGATTGCTCACAGCATTCTTGGATTTAGAcacattctttaaaaaaacgaAGGATTAATGTTGATGCCAGGATGGTACCGATAAGATCCGTTGCTTTAAATGACCATATTCAATGTCTACCCGCGATACTGACTGACATTCCTGACTAGAATAAAGGAAAGAACCGTGTTTCTTCCgatttactttagttacttctaTAAAATgtctaatgtaataaattcatTTAGTTGCGGTTGCATTTTTTGTTTATCAATGCAAATATTTGCGTTAAATAAATATGCCCGCCCGTGTGTTTGCTGCAATAAGATTAACACTTGTGTGTAAAATTTTACGCGTTGCCCTACATAATAGGAAATTACGTAAAAAATGAAACACGGCGTATACACATTTATTATATACGCAAACAAAAGAGCTACCACAAACATCGCTCAAAGCGACAACCTGCAGTAATAAATGGTAACAAATGTAACAATTACTGTTATGTCACGATAAATATTATCCGATTCTTTTTTTCTGTGAGCGCGAGAGAGATGACGCTTGTAGCAATAACTGATAAACTAATCCGCAACCAGATAAACCGCAATGTATAACTACTGTTAACGGGTAATTAAATGAAAGACCAAGCTAATTTAATAAGTGATTTCCTGCTATGTGCTGTGTGTACAGGGACTGACTGATTTCAAGACGCCAGAAAAATTGGTTGTAAAAAGCGCGATTATGTCAGTTATAACCATGAGattattacatattaaatatatcaaaatcaaaacgTAGCGAATTTGACTATAGTTGGCGTAGATTGATGTGTATCGTTCTAATGGCATTCTGACTTAGTTATTGAAGGAAAATCCGTTCTTCCGTTAACAACTATCagttatttcaatttatattttatagctaTTTAGGGTCTCTCTGACCCATCCCACTGTCGCTAAATTGCCGCTTAATTTCTGGGTAGTTATTCTGGGTCAGCAGCCAATTCCTTTGTTATTTTGGCCGAATGATGTCACGCGGATCGCGGTATAAATAGCTGCAATCGGAGGAAATCCTACGATAACACACATTAGAGGGAAATGGCCGTGTTTTTATGTCGTTTAGATTTCTTTCGTCACCTTAGCGAATGTTTGTTCTAGATACATACGTTCTTACATCTTTTAGTTATGAGAAGGGGAAGATCTCTCCGAATTTCTTTTCAAAGGCGCTTGGCGCCGCATGTCTTTACTACGAAAGTTGTAGTGTCATAtataaggttgactggtagagaatgtctcgtgacattaagtccgccttttgtactgtaagatttttttcttttgtgcaataaagattcaataaataaatatatttatcttcATAGTAATAAGGTATATCTTATTTGGCTCATATATTAGATACTTTTTTCtaactgcacccaccttgaggCATTTCTGCTTGGCCCTATAATTGATTGATAGAGAATGCCAAGAAGCACAAGTGTGCCTTTTGTACTCTTATGTGCAGTgaggttaaataaaatagtcaATAGGCAAGCCGCAGCATAAAAGGTTTACTTTTTCCTAAAACCCATAGGATAAGATGTATTCATTATCAAATTATCATTAAATCAATGGTCAAACCTATGGGAATCGCGTTCTATGGACGCTCAATCTGCAAACAGTGACTTGTCTTAGTTGTATTATACCTATTTACACAACTAATTAAGATTTTAACAATTAATCACTCGCATTATTTGAGTGTCCAACCGGACCGAAAGCAGTTTACTATTCAGTTGCCCCATTACTAATTAAGTTTAAGTTAATACtactattaaaacaaaatgaCCTTACAAAGCTACATTCGAAAGCGACACGAGCGAAGCTAAAATGCCAACCGGTTTTTTGACACAACCAACacacttatttttaaatacagtttttTGTTCGTTTAAAGTGCAAGCCTTTTATCCGTCATTTCCTCGTTCTGATTTAATTAAACTAGACAAGTCTAACTTGATAAATGGACGTAAATGAGAGAGAGGAAGCGTCCGTTTATCGTGAAGTCACAGTGTAAAGGTCGGTTTGACCGCGGTCAATTGGCCGCTCGCAAGACGTCGCGATGATCCTTGCGCTAATGACTGAACTATTGTAAATTTTTACGTGTGGTCGAGCCCGTCTCGGAAGAATACTGTCGATGAACAGGAGGTTGAGAACCTACCGCAAAGAGACATTTAAAGAAAGTAGGTGCTGAGGCTTTGGTTAgcaattgggagaatcaactttttagtgtcactcgttgccatggttacgattagttgtccaggggacagaagttcattgaaatactgtttttatggtacttaaatgtatcaaacttgcgtttttgtggtcgttataaccaatgtccatattgggccccctactaagcttgttaatagaacggcatacaccgtctcttcaaacaaactgtgccactgttgtcccttggacaacgggacaggataacaaaacaaaaaaagttgattcacccaattatTGATTTAGGGGGAACCCTTCAAATATTATAGGCTCACCTATATTGACTTGGATCACTTGGatacctatacatacatatattatactatAGGAACATTTTTTCTTCTCGGAAAGcgacatttggtgaagtggaattTAATGGTCTTCATCAACCATAAAATAATTGCATACTGTTTCGGGTTTGTCAAAGGTTATTTTAAGTACAAGTATTTCAGGAACTCTACCACcagaacaggtggcgcaaccgaaaactgcgtcgtcaaaatgatatttatattttaagatttttattattgtatgtatgttagtctgtaagatatgtatatatgggccatagttgcctgaaaataaatgatatatatatatttttaattttaatttataaagtacCTAACTTaagatttaaaacaaattttcatttttgattttcatgttTTGAATTAGCCTATGTTTAATATTGGTTTGGaatgatttgaaaaaaatataaataagtatttatttgtttgtgctagcataaatatatattgcatTGTGCAAGCTGGACAGTTAGGTATAGTCATGTAGCTCGGTCAGGCACTCACGATAACGTTCGTTATCTTGTATGGCGTACTTGAACACTGTTATTGGTCCCGTTCCAACATATGCATTGACATGACTCATTACTCGTGATGTACGTAAGCTTTTGCAAAATTGactcattttttttacatgattGATTTGCAAGAAATTAAAACCGCGATCAGTGTTCAACGACCGTGACATGTTTCAGTTGGGGATAGTTAAATTGAATATAGTTACCTAACTAATGATGAATTTGCAACGTGTTAACAATACCTATATGCGCCCCGCAGCTCGCAGCGCGAGAAACTGTTCAAAACCCCTGAGTTTTACAGGATATATGAAGcagttgtaaatatttaatgtttgcACTATGTATATGGAATGTTAATGGTGGGCTCAGCTCTTGactataggtaaataaataaaaataaataaatagtatatgtagACTATAGACACTACCAAAATCAAGAACTCGAGATTCCCGACATGATTTTGCTTTACTGTATCAAAATGGGAATATCTAGTTAAGGTGCTTTTCAATTCCAGAGAACTAAATATCTGTATGTACctatcagtggcggcgcgtcacaaatattcgtagggaacccggagctaatttcgCTTTACTTTTCTcaatgaaccgatcgtgaaagtactcaacgatTAGACAAGCCAGTGGGACTCGAGTTccttgaacgatccgccactggtaccTATACAGCACAAATGTTTACGTTTAGTTTGCAAAGTGTAaacttatcatatttttatagcaGTATTTTCCTCTTCAGTGCATACAAAAATTGGTTTGTGACGGTTTGGATTGTCATTGGTTTAGATGCTTTCAATTTCCATGACACATTTGTAATCCgtattacaataatataagGTTTACAATTGGTCAGTTAATAGCGAGTCATCATCATCTGACCTTCAGTTACGCTTCATTGAAGACCAAACGTCAACCGCAAGGACAGTCATGTTAGTAAGTAGAACAGAAACCACAGAAATAATAGTATGAAATCAACACGCGCAAGATACTCGATATATGTAGCTGCGTAGCTGGCATAGACTACCACCTTTAAGACATCGCTTTGTAAAGTATTTACAAAGCCCGAGCGGTCACCGCGCATAGGTGCTCTTAGCCACCGTGACTCGTATGTTGCATCTAATATGTAGGGATCTGCGTTAGTTGGCTATCCAATGCGCTTGTTAGTGAAATGATGCCAAGCGAGGGTAAACAAACCGTGTTTACTGTCTGATAAAGAAAATACGATATCGTTTCACCTTTTTCGTACTTTGCCGTATTAAGGTGTTGACAATAATTTTGTGTTCTATAGAGGGCGATTGACGAACAAGCTGCCAACAAGGGCTCGCAATATACATGTAACCCTTTCAGCAAAAGTAGGCTACGTTGACCGCTTTCCTTTCCGTTACCGCCGGGATGCACATTTTGTTTTAACAAGAATAAGAAAAGATCTTTGCCTAAGATTATTGTGTTTCCGTTTGTTTGATACCCTAGAAATTTGCGTtattttaaatctttgaatgcagaaAAGGTGTATTTCTGTCTTTACGTGCGGAAAATCCCCGTTCCCGAGATAGCTGTTGTAAAATTAGTCATGCTTTGTAACATTCTGAGATACTCTTCTATGTATTGTGTTATTGAACACATGACTGTGTCACTTCGTTTAGTCACAGTTAGGCATTAATTACTTTACTAATCAAATTATCGGCTTATCAATATCAAGTTGTGTTCTGTTCAACAGTGTTACCATATAATGCTGGGTACCTCATTTTTAGTCGTAAATccatacataaaataacaaaataaataaatcataaaataaaacataactgCACCTGAATAAATAGCTGGTTAGGTATTTATCAGTGCtataaaaacgttattttttttcgataaaacaaaatcctatatatatataaatgaccATAAACCATAAGtaccataacattaaaaaaaaatattacaatgaaTAGTATTCCCACACATACTCTATTTGCTTGTATTACCTATAATTTTGCAGCAGTTTTAGTAGTTAATAAAAACCCAAGAGATCCCTACTCCTAGTTCCCTCACATGT is a genomic window containing:
- the LOC133521170 gene encoding CD63 antigen-like; protein product: MALGMGMSCVKYLLIAFNLLFAITGLIIFIVGIKAEMRLSPYIDFTDGHFWSSAPVVQIIVGVVIFIVAFLGCCGAFNENHCMIITFAVLLMATFIAELAVGIAGYANHTNLEQSIVRHLNESLKEYPTNKDVQRSWDIMQTDLFCCGVFGPKDWSNNTLPVPDSCCSAREVTNGAAAACSADSADIHADGCLPKMLDILKDNAYLIGGVGLGIAFVPLLGVIFACCLARSIRSQYETV